A genomic window from Malassezia vespertilionis chromosome 6, complete sequence includes:
- a CDS encoding uncharacterized protein (COG:S; EggNog:ENOG503P3PH): MAQILTATGSTFAKKYVDNFSKRFEPEDPYYETYEHNGKQKRRKRPLPQGLTRKEEKILRKVLRRAHYLDKGFNICGMRFGWTFLIGLIPLAGDLVDALLNYNLIIKKCKQVDKYVMLANNSVSIGLGLVPIVGDIDMRERAAENLRNQASGTNAGTPAVPPRPAGGKSSLMQPMSY; encoded by the exons ATGGCGCAGATCCTAACCGCTACGGGCAGCACCTTTGCAAAAAAATATGTTGACAATTTTAGCAAAAGGTTTGAGCCTGAG GATCCGTACTATGAGACGTACGAACATAATGGCAAacaaaagcgccgcaag CGTCCCCTACCGCAAGGACTTACGCGCAAGGAGGAAAAGATTTTGCGCAAGGTTCTGCGTCGTGCACACTATCTTGACAAGGGGTTTAACATCTGTGGTATGCGATTCGGATGGACGTTTCTTATCGGCCTGATTCCGCTTGCGGGGGACCTggtggatgcgctgcttaATTACAACCTGATTATAAAAAAGTGCAAACAAGTTGACAAGTACGTC ATGCTGGCGAATAATAGTGTCTCTATTGGTCTTGGTCTCGTGCCCATTGTTGGCGATATCG ATATGCGCGAACGTGCCGCAGAAAATTTGCGCAACCAAGCCTCCGGCACGAATGCTGGTACGCCGGCCGTGCCGCCAAGGCCTGCAGGTGGCAAATCGAGCTTGATGCAGCCCATGTCGTATTAA
- a CDS encoding uncharacterized protein (SECRETED:SignalP(1-20)) — protein sequence MQAYSYCTILFFLLAVLVAAHDESTIQTQHMLRARKNFDECGGAKELQVLKRTLSDALPKLRTSLKSVSDDDQKIEHAVSNVRRLLVKVEDLC from the exons ATGCAAGCATACTCGTACTGCACAATCCTCTTTTTCCTTCTGGCGGTGCTAG TCGCCGCCCACGATGAAAGTACCATCCAAACACAGCACATGCTACGTGCGCGTAAAAATTTTGACgagtgcggcggcgccaaggAGCTGCAAGTCCTTAAAAGGACGctcagcgacgcgctcccTAAGCTCCGTACGTCGCTCAAGTCTGTCAGCGATGACGACCAGAAAATCGAGCATGCGGTAAGCAATGTTCGCCGTCTGTTGGTCAAAGTCGAGGATCTGTGCTAG
- the PDK1 gene encoding non-specific serine/threonine protein kinase (EggNog:ENOG503NWKX; COG:T), translated as MQKSSSETKSTASVSVSTSRTYAYTSDGSMRSAPNVREHPEGSDGIASVERTLSSSSASSANSTSSIEAAPFRAPPLGNVRWYGRPSQELMEGLAPPIQKAMPWGTWASPENAAQGTSVGAVRDGNYTPVSGGDQGVERQRYLPKQLNDDWIFRNGPSVARRFPGASQVPSDALAGQKFALEPFIQMGENTFLTSNGTLAASQVNMRPSPLHTRIPAPSSIYHETITHPDTDPPFSDTTGHATHSYLPKDDRTFDLTPAEVVRMEARAGFARAPATPSAPIPCDDSCAGLPKFESLRSVDLTDAESKMRSSIRSSSSTLKPRSPSPGRARSGLSPPILPLQTRCQEVSEHGTAKTVDYSGASSSSQRKAHSDGRPASRASAHRRRTPNDYIFGEILGEGSYSTVMKAWDVYDFPEDERAALRNRPSVLQAAAGQLDNNTISLKLANGKEPQPYAVKVLDKVHILKEKKQKYVRVEKEALSLLHNCPGIVTLYHAFQDRESLYFVLELAANGEFLHHLQKHGSLDVTSVTFYAAQLADTIDCIHQAGVVHRDIKPENILLNEDMRILVTDFGSAKILKNTAHAETASVESSAGSPFEVDDKGLQRSSSFVGTAEYVSPELLNDKVAGIPADWWAFGCVLYQLFTGHAPFRAANEYKTFQKILRRDLTFPAQFPSAAAQLIDKLLSLDPQARPNAAEIKQSSFFQGIDFHAIWTESVPPMRTGLFRKSGGEQGTLFQGLRDLEAQFEELNRTHTLDDKPRHSETRFTQSGVSADEESISTSCESRSTSLTHSRTPNVTRAAPTAYIQHGTHTGTSSPLSGSERRLEERTTFITELYDDLLLLHEVVNFSSPIVLRRTGAGSMFVKRCQLLLTSYPRLLCVREGARTLNVLCEVILRPIPAYSAASESVPLARTRSQHSTSSRKDHGTSLKRQPSLPSGTWQQTISRSFSKMGSRGAGALNRWNSVMGIRPDTGTHERRDAEARAAFSTDHTNWLLDVEPRGSKGFVVHTPARQHIFHDPSGDPVYWIQCIREAQHQYAVSQS; from the exons ATGCAGAAATCGAGCTCCGAGACGAAGAGTACTGCTTCGGTATCTGTGTCAACCAGCCGGACATATGCGTATACTTCTGACGGGTCTATGCGTTCCGCTCCTAACGTTCGCGAGCATCCAGAGGGAAGCGACGGGATTGCAAGTGTGGAGCGCACCTTGTCCAGCAGCAGTGCATCTTCCGCAAACAGTACGAGCAGCATTGAGGCTGCACCATTTAGAGCACCTCCGCTTGGAAATGTTCGCTGGTACGGGCGGCCATCGCAAGAGCTTATGGAGGGCTTGGCGCCGCCAATACAAAAGGCCATGCCGTGGGGCACGTGGGCTTCTCCCGaaaacgctgcgcaaggaacGAGCGTGGGGGCGGTGCGTGATGGAAACTACACGCCCGTTTCCGGCGGAGACCAAGGTGTCGAGCGGCAGCGGTACTTACCAAAGCAGCTTAACGACGACTGGATATTTCGCAATGGCCCAAGTGTCGCACGACGCTTTCCCGGCGCAAGTCAAGTGCCGAGCGACGCACTTGCTGGGCAGAAATTTGCGTTGGAACCTTTTATCCAAATGGGCGAGAATACATTTTTGACCAGCAACGGTACATTAGCAGCGTCGCAAGTGAACATGCGACCTTCGCCGCTCCATACTCGCATTCCTGCGCCATCCAGCATTTACCATGAAACGATCACGCATCCTGATACTGATCCACCTTTCTCAGACACGACGGGGCATGCAACGCATAGTTACTTGCCTAAAGACGACCGCACTTTTGATCTCACGCCTGCTGAGGTCGTTCGCATGGAGGCCCGCGCTGGCTTTGCACGAGCCCCTGCTacgccaagcgcaccgATTCCTTGCGACGATTCTTGTGCTGGACTGCCCAAATTCGAGagtttgcgcagcgtggaTTTGACCGATGCAGAGTCAAAAATGCGGAGCTCCATTCGGTCGTCCAGCAGCACGTTGAAACCGCGTTCTCCTTCGCCTGGTCGCGCTCGCAGTGGCTTATCGCCGCCCATCTTGCCACTGCAAACACGGTGCCAAGAAGTGTCGGAGCACGGCACGGCAAAAACCGTAGACTACTCTGGCGCGTCATCTTCATCACAGCGTAAAGCGCACAGCGATGGGCgtcctgcatcgcgcgcctctGCACACCGTCGGCGCACGCCAAACGACTATATATTTGGCGAGATCCTTGGCGAAGGCTCTTATTCTACTGTGATGAAAGCGTGGGATGTGTACGACTTTCCTGAGGACGAGCGTGCTGCACTGAGGAACAGGCCGTCGGTGCTGCAGGCAGCCGCCGGCCAGCTGGACAATAATACAATCTCATTGAAACTAGCCAACGGCAAGGAACCACAGCCGTATGCTGTCAAGGTGTTGGACAAGGTGCACATCCTCAAAGAAAAAAAGCAAAAGTATGTGCGTGTCGAAAAAGAAGCGTTAAGCCTCTTGCACAATTGCCCTGGCATCGTGACACTGTACCATGCATTTCAAGACCGAGAAAGCCTTT ACTTTGTATTGGAACTCGCTGCCAACGGCGAGTTTTTGCATCATTTGCAAAAGCACGGCTCGCTCGACGTGACATCTGTGACATTTTacgctgcgcaacttgCTGATACGATTGACTGTATCCATCAAGCTGGCGTTGTTCATCGCGATATCAAGCCGGAAAACATACTGCTCAATGAGGATATGCGCATTCTCGTCACCGATTTTGGCTCGGCAAAGATTTTGAAAAACACGGCGCATGCGGAAACGGCAAGCGTGGAATCAAGCGCCGGCAGTCCTTTTGAAGTCGACGATAAAGGCTTGCAGCGGTCCAGCAGCTTTGTGGGCACGGCGGAGTATGTAAGCCCTGAGCTGCTCAACGATAAGGTGGCGGGAATCCCGGCAGACTGGTGGGCTTTTGGCTGCGTCTTGTACCAGCTGTTCACAGGACATGCTccatttcgcgcagcaaacgAGTACAAAACATTTCAAAAAattttgcgccgcgaccTGACTTTCCCAGCGCAATTTCCttccgccgctgcacagctTATTGACAAGCTTCTTTCGCTGGATCCGCAAGCGAGGCCCAATGCAGCGGAGATCAAGCAGAGCTCTTTTTTTCAAGGCATCGACTTTCATGCAATTTGGACGGAGTCTGTCCCGCCAATGCGCACAGGGCTCTTTCGAAAGAGCGGCGGCGAACAGGGCACTCTTTTTCAAGGTCTGCGGGATTTAGAGGCACAGTTTGAGGAGCTAAACCGCACGCATACACTCGATGACAAACCACGACACTCTGAGACGCGTTTTACGCAAAGTGGCGTCAGCGCCGACGAAGAGTCTATCTCTACTTCCTGCGAGTCGCGCTCTACCAGCTTGACACACAGCCGCACACCAAATGTGACAAGAGCAGCACCAACTGCATACATACAACACGGCACGCATACGGGCACTTCATCACCATTAAGCGGCTCGGAACGAAGGCTTGAAGAGCGGACTACCTTTATAACGGAACTGTACGACGATTTACTTCTCTTGCACGAGGTAGTCAATTTTTCCAGCCCTATCGTGCTCCGGCGCACAGGTGCAGGGAGCATGTTCGTCAAGCGTTGCCAGTTGCTTCTCACGAGCTATCCGCGCCTGCTCTGTGTCCGAGAAGGGGCCCGTACGCTAAATGTGCTTTGCGAAGTAATTCTACGGCCGATTCCTGCGTATTCTGCCGCATCTGAATCCGTGCCGCTTGCAAGAACACGATCACAGCATAGCACATCTTCGCGAAAGGACCATGGCACTTCGCTTAAGCGCCAACCGTCTTTGCCTTCGGGGACATGGCAACAGACCATCTCGAGGAGCTTTTCAAAAATGGGGTCCAGGGGTGCTGGCGCACTCAATCGTTGGAATTCGGTTATGGGCATTCGCCCCGATACGGGTACGCACGAAAGACGAGATGCagaggcgcgtgcagcatTTTCTACGGACCATACCAACTGGCTGTTGGACGTCGAACCGCGCGGCTCAAAAGGCTTTGTGGTGCATACACCTGCACGGCAACATATTTTCCACGATCCCTCGGGCGATCCCGTGTATTGGATCCAGTGCATTCGGGAAGCGCAGCACCAGTATGCTGTGTCACAATCATAG
- a CDS encoding uncharacterized protein (COG:A; EggNog:ENOG503NX26), whose protein sequence is MAGPPAYLDTSEAAVHLDQQSRAFVWEEENEEWEWNGRAPDKGETYTTQGRWIKAIGADEISKQQAAYSIQGVDESVALTREIPVAPVLKRQQGGMKRKQEAQPASGPTKKTRPNTAVYVSDLPLDADREEIAQVFARYGVLLEDDQGEPRVKLYHDSQTGAFKGEALVVYFKPESVELAIQLLDDSYLRAAKGVTSGPQMHVERAEFRAEPSAEGEAAQAKPRTLTETEKKSIQRRMSRMHNKINDWDSGSEEERAGPSAQARTVILKKMFTLAELDQDPTMLLDLKQDVREECELLGTVTNVVLWDKEPEGVMTVRFKEPRAARAAAQKMEGRYFAGRRIAAFLADGRPKFRRTVDDDDGEQRADAFGEWLDRGGD, encoded by the exons ATGGCCGGCCCGCCTGCGTACTTGGACACGAGCGAGGCTGCTGTGCACCTGGACCAGCagtcgcgcgcgtttgTATGGGAAGAAGAGAACGAGGAATGGGAATGGAATGGGCGTGCACCTGATAAGGGCGAGACGTACACTACGCAAGGGAGATGGATCAAGGCCATCGGTGCAGACGAGATCAGCAAGCAGCAAGCGGCATACAGCATACAAGGTGTCGATGAGAGTGTAG CACTTACAAGGGAGATCCCTGTGGCACCCGTATTGAAGCGGCAGCAGGGCGGAatgaagcgcaagcaggaaGCGCAGCCAGCGTCCGGCCCcacgaaaaagacgcgGCCCAACACGGCTGTGTATGTAAGTGACTTGCCGCTTGATGCGGATCGCGAAGAAATAGCGCAGGTATTTGCACGGTACGGTGTGCTATTAGAGGACGATCAAggcgagccgcgcgtgaAGCTGTACCACGACTCTCAGACTGGCGCGTTCAAAGGCGAGGCGCTGGTCGTGTACTTTAAGCCTGAGAGTGTAGAGCTGGCGATTCAGCTTCTCGACGACTCATATCTGCGTGCCGCCAAAGGCGTTACAAGTGGCCCGCAGATGCACGtagagcgcgccgagtttcgcgccgagcccagcgccgagggCGAGGCTGCACAAGCTAAGCCGCGTACACTTACTGAGACGGAGAAGAAGTcgatccagcggcgcatgagCCGCATGCACAACAAGATCAACGACTGGGACTCGGGCTCTgaggaggagcgcgcggGTCCcagcgcacaggcgcgcacTGTCATTTTGAAAAAAATGTTTACGCTTGCAGAGCTAGACCAGGATCCGACGATGCTGCTGGACCTCAAGCAGGACGTGCGTGAAGAATGCGAGCTGTTGGGTACAGTGACCAACGTTGTGCTGTGGGACAAGGAGCCCGAGGGCGTGATGACGGTGCGGTTTAAAGAACcccgcgcagcacgcgccgcggcgcagaagaTGGAAGGGCGCTATTTTGCggggcggcgcatcgccgcttTTCTTGCCGATGGCCGCCCCAAGTTCCGGCGCACTGTagatgacgacgacggaGAACAgcgcgcagacgcattCGGCGAGTGGCTCGATCGTGGGGGCGACTAG
- the COQ1 gene encoding tRNA dimethylallyltransferase (BUSCO:EOG092634B5; COG:H; EggNog:ENOG503NV2J): MTLWCVRGRWRTVRRVPLCACAFLHNASGWSGVLDNAKQALVGGENVNAMLRDPLDVVGQELSSTRHNIASLLGSGHPSLDKIGKYYFQAEGKHVRPMVVMLIAKATNGLSPAWANERIAGIGADVDETISPERVLNDVNPSAPDGAAPAYPIVSKPYRPALQQAILPTQRRLAEITEMIHVASLLHDDVIDASPMRRGEPSAPSTFGNKLSILGGDFLLGRASIALARLRDPEVIELMSTVIANLVEGEVMQMRAQSMEQLPVTDVGATLPSDYILDTFWASGASQPENGPTAEMFRYYLQKTYLKTASLLAKSARSAVVLGGCGQSTAERDTLDATQRAAMAKICDTAYVFGRNVGIAFQLVDDLLDFKSSSEAFGKPSGGADLQLGLATAPVLYAWQELPDSGMGEMVRRRFSREGDVQEALAIVRRSGGLERTAELARYHAFLAEEALRTLPESDARAALMQLNQQIITRIK, encoded by the coding sequence ATGACGCTGTGGTGCGTGCGTGGACGATGGCGCACGGTTCGCCGTGTGCCCTTGTGTGCGTGTGCTTTTTTGCACAATGCGTCCGGATGGTCGGGTGTGCTGGACAATGCGAAGCAAGCACTTGTAGGTGGTGAAAATGTGAatgcgatgctgcgcgacccGTTGGATGTCGTGGGCCAAGAGCTGTCTTCTACGCGGCACAACATAGCGTCCCTACTCGGCAGCGGGCACCCCTCGCTGGATAAGATTGGGAAGTACTATTTCCAAGCGGAAGGGAAGCACGTGCGGCCCATGGTTGTGATGCTAATTGCCAAAGCGACGAACGGCCTGAGCCCGGCTTGGGCCAATGAACGCATTGCGGGGATTGGTGCAGATGTGGACGAGACGATCAGCCCAGAGCGCGTGCTTAACGATGTGAACCCCAGCGCACCGgatggcgctgcgcccgccTACCCCATTGTGTCGAAGCCGTACCGTCCTGCACTGCAGCAAGCGATTCTTCCCActcagcgccgcctcgcTGAGATCACGGAAATGATCCACGTTGCATCCTTGCTACACGACGACGTAATCGACGCTTCGCCCATGCGTCGCGGTGAGCCGTCGGCACCGAGCACGTTTGGCAACAAGCTGAGCATCCTTGGCGGCGACTTTTTGCTTGGCCGTGCCTCAATCGCACTTGCGCGTCTGCGCGACCCCGAAGTGATTGAGCTTATGTCTACCGTGATCGCGAACCTGGTCGAAGGCGAGGTgatgcagatgcgcgcgcaatctaTGGAGCAGCTACCTGTTACAGACGTGGGAGCGACGCTCCCCAGCGACTACATCCTCGACACGTTCTGggcaagcggcgcgtcgcagccAGAAAACGGCCCGACTGCAGAAATGTTCCGCTATTATTTGCAAAAGACGTACTTAAAAACTGCGTCATTGCTCGCGAAATCTGCGCGCTCTGCGGTGGTGCTGGGGGGCTGTGGACAGAGTACTGCAGAGCGCGACACGCTGGATGCGACACAACGTGCAGCGATGGCCAAGATATGCGATACAGCTTACGTGTTTGGGCGCAACGTTGGCATTGCTTTCCAGCTAGTCGACGACCTGCTTGACTTCAAGTCTAGCTCAGAAGCGTTCGGCAAGCCCTCGGGCGGCGCTGACCTGCAGCTCGGGCTTGCAACTGCACCGGTGCTGTACGCCTGGCAGGAACTGCCGGACTCGGGCATGGGCGAGATGGTACGGCGCCGTTTTAGCCGCGAGGGCGAtgtgcaagaggcgctcgctATTGTGCGTCGCTCGGGTGGACTGGAACGCACGGCAGAGCTTGCCCGATACCATGCGTTCCTTGCGGAGGAAGCATTGCGAACGCTTCCGGagagcgatgcacgcgcagcgctcaTGCAACTGAACCAACAAATTATCACCCGGATAAAGTAG